The window GCAGGTTTCCAAAAGTCATTCCCTACTAGATTCTTCAATATGGGAATAGCAGAGCAAAACTTAATAGGAGCTGCAGCTGGTATGTCAACTGCAGGAAAGATTCCTTTTGCAAGTACTTTTGCAATGTTTGCAACTGGTAGAGCTTTTGAAGTAATAAGAAACTCTGTATGCTACCCTAAGTTAAATGTAAAGGTATGTGCAACTCATGCAGGACTTACAGTTGGAGAAGATGGAGCATCTCACCAATCTGTAGAAGATATATCTATAATGAGATCTGTTCCTAATATGACAGTAATAGTTCCAGCTGATGGAGTAGAAACAGAGCAAATTATATTTGAAGTAGCTAAATACAATGGACCAGTTTATGTAAGACTTGGAAGATCAGCAGTACCTACTATATTCGATGAAAACTATAAATTCGAAATAGGTAAGGGTGTTGAAGTTAAAGAGGGAACTGATGCTACTGTAATAGCTTGTGGAATAATGGTAAATGAAGCTATGAAGGCTCATGATATGTTAAAAGAAGAAGGTATATCTTTAAGAGTTATAAATATGCCTACTATAAAGCCTATAGATACTGATATAATAGTAAAAGCTGCTAAAGAAACAAAAGCTATAATAACAGCAGAAGAGCATAATATAATTGGAGGATTAGGATCAGCAGTTAGTGAAGTTGTAGTTGAGAATTGTCCAGTACCAGTTAAGAGAGTTGGAGTTAAGGATACTTTTGGTGAGTCAGGATCTCCTAATGACTTATTAGAGAAGTATGGTTTAACAGCTAATGATATAGTTAAGGCAGTTAAAGAAAGCCTTTAATAATAGTTAAAAGCTAGCATTTTTATGCTAGCTTTTTTTCTGTCTATATATGCAATTAAAAATGTATGTATAAAATTGTTAATAAAAATTATATTCAGAATCTCCTTAGTTCGTTATATTAGGATGTAATAGCAGAATTAAATTTATCTCAACTAATAAAAAAATAATAAAATATGCAATAGTGTAAAATATAGTGCTTAATCAAAAATGAGGCTCATTGAAATACCGCTATCTAGTCAATATTTTAATAAAACTAAAGATTGCATCTTATTAAACATTCTAAAACTTCATAAACTCCCTACGGTCAAACAATGAAGTTTCTTAACGGATATTTAAACGTTGCAATCTAAGTTTTATAAAAAAATATTAACAAAAAAATAGCTAACATTTCAATGAGCCTCATTTTCAAGTATCATGTTTGGAGTTTGAGCATAATTAAGAAACAATACACAAAGATTCATTTTAAAATTTTTATTTTTTTATTATAGTTTCATTATGTCAATTTAATACATAAATAAATCAAATAAATTAAAAAACAATATTCTAATATCTCTAGAATTGGTTTAGCTAAAGGAAAATTTTTTTCTGAAATTTTATTTAGAAAATAGAAAATACTTATTTTATCATATTGACAATATTTTTTATCTGAATACGAAAAATAAATATTAAAAGCCTGTATAATTATATATCCTACTATCAAAAATACAAAAGAAAAAACAAATAAATACTTCTCCAAAGAAACCTCCATTTCTGCATTAAGTCAGTTCTTACTTAATACATACTAAATAAATCATTTTGAATTTTACAATAATAGTAAATGTATTTCTAGTATAACATATTTAAAAAAATAATTTTTTATTTGAAATTAAAATATATAAGTAAAGTTCTTATAAGACGAAAGTGGTATAATATTATATAAATGGAATAAAATTACAAATGAGGAGGGGTAATATGAAAAAAATTTTATGTAATGGATTTTTTATTCTTTTTATTTTAACAATATGTGTATTTAAATTTCCAGCTTACGCTCAGGAGAACAATACTTTTACAGGGTGGTTGGATCAGATTACAGATGACAGAATGAAAGAGTGGACAGTACAATTTGGTGATTCTTTAAATAAGGATACAATTACATCAGATAATATTTATATTAAAGATATTGATGGTAGATGGGTTGAAAGTAAGTTAATTGTAAGTCAAGATGATAAAACGGTTACAATAAAACCAATACTTCCCTATGATACAGATAAAAAATACTTTATCTATATAACTTCAAAGGTTAAGTCAAGTGAAAATAAAAATTTGACAAAAGAAATAAAAATGTCATTTATAGTAAAACCTAAAGATGATAAATATGAAGGTGAAAAAATAGCAGGGTATGTTGTTGATAGATGGAATCAAAATGGATCTGTTTTTGTAGAAGTAGATAACGGAGAAAAGGTAAGATATAAAGTAGAAAAAGGATCAGATAATGTATGTGAAGAAAATATAATAGTATTTAGCAAGAATAGTAATGGAAATATTGAAGTAGCAGATAGTTTAGATAAGGATTTTACTTTATATAAAGGAAAAGTTAAAGCTAGGGATGGGAAATATATAATTATTTCTAATGGAAAAAAAGAAAATAAATTAAAGTTTGCAGACAATGTTATTTGTTATGAAGAAGATAATCAAAAAAGTGTATCATCTATAAAATCAAATAGCAAAATAAAGGTGATTGTAAAAGATAATTTGATTCAAGTTGTAAAAATATATGAGAATGAAGACATTAAATATAAAGATGATGAGGATGTTATAAATGAAGAAAAAGATAGAGATGATTTAAGTAAAGATAAAGAAGATGTTGCAAGTGAAGAAGATAGTGATGAAATAGTTGGATATGTAGTAGATAGATGGAATGAGAATGGAGATCTTTTTGCAAAAATTATGTATCCTGAGATAAATTCTAATGATGAAGTATGTGAAAAAACATATAAAGTAGAATCAGAAGGTATAACAAAAGACACAATAATAGTATTTACAGAAAATAGTGATGGAAATATTGAATTGAAGGACTATTCATATAATGATTTTAAGATGTATGCAGGGGAGATTAAAGATATAGATGGAGATAAGATAAATGTTTATGATTGTCATGATAAGAATAAACATTTATTAAAATTAGAACCAAATACAGTTTGCTTCTTCGATGGAGAGCAAATAAAATTATCTGATTTAAGAGAAGATAGTCTTATAAGAGTTTATGTAAAAGATAATAGTGCTAAAGTTATAAAAATTTATGATTAAATTTATTACATATATAGTCAGTGTAAAAATGTACTAGAACGAAAATGAATCCTCTTTTTGGTGATAATCAATTTAAGATTAAAAACCAGAAAGAGGATTTTTTGGGTATGTAATTAAATCTGTGTCTAAGCCACTTTTTCAATCCACTATAAATCTTTATATCAAGCACAATATTACATGTAAAGGGATTGAAACCGATTTGTTAAAGCACAAAGTTATTTACACACTCTTATTGAACTTTAAATTTATTAGTTTGTTCTTTTAGATTTAAAATTACATTGTGTACTTCGCTTATGTTTGCTTCGATTTCTTCAAATGTACTTACTTGTTCTTCAATATTTTGACTTATTTGCTCAGAGGCACTAGCGCTATCTTGAGTTTCTTTAGAAAGATTGTCCATTGCTTGTGCCATATCTTGAGTAATTTTTGATTGTAATTCTGATGATTCAGATATTGTTTTTATTTTTTCTGATATTTCTAATATAAGGTTAGATATTTTTTTAAATTCTTCATTTGTATTATTTACTTTACTAACACTTATCTCTACTAATTCCTGTTCTTCTTTTATTATTTTATCTGTATTATTTGTACTTTGTTGAATATCGTTAATAATTTGTGTTATCTTAAGAGCAGACTCTCTACTTTCTTCAGCTAATTTTCTAACTTCATCAGCTACAACAGCAAAACCTCTACCAGCATCTCCTGCTCTAGCAGCTTCAATACTTGCATTAAGAGCTAATAGGTTGGTCTGTTCAGAAATATTTGACATGATAGAAATAATTTCATTTATTTTATTGGATGAATGTTTAAGTTCGTCTATAACATTAGATACTTTTGAAGAGGAAGTCTTTACTTTATATACAGATTCAACAATTTCATTTAAGAGATTAATTCCAAAGTTTGTAGCATTTAAAACTTTCTCTGTATTTTCATATGAATTTTGAGATTGTTGAGAAACTACTTGAGCAGTACTTGCTACCTCTTCTATACTTGCAGTCATTTCTTCAACAACACCTGCATTACTTTGTGTACCATCACTTACAGTGTTTATTGCTTTTGAAATTTCTATTATGCCTTCGTTAGATTCTCCTATAGCTTGATTCAATATTTCACTTGATTGAGATAGTGTATTTGAGTTTAATATAATTTGATATATAGAATTTTTTGATTGAAGTATAAAAGAATTAATCCATTTAGCAATTTCTCCAAGTTCATCATTTGAGTCAAGTTCAAGTGTTTTAGTTAAATCGTTTTCGAATGTAACAATTTCTTTTAGTTTATTTAACTTTTTAACAAAATTTGATATTATAACAAAAGCCATAAAAATACTAAATAAGAATGAGAATATACTCATAATTAATATGAATTTTAAAGAAGATTCTTCATGTTTTTTAACAGTTAAAAGAGAATGTTCTGTAAGTTGTTCGATTTCTTTTACGAATTCTTTTAGTTCTTGATTAAGTTGTTGTTCTTCTTTTTCTATTTTTTCTGAAAGTAATTCAAATTCATGAAACTCTTTTTTATTAATTAATTCAAATGATTCAAGAATATGATCTTCATAATCGGCATGTTCTTTTTCGATTTGAATTAATTTATTATTTATATGCTCAAATTGTTTTTTGCTTTCAGAAGTAAGGGCTATTTCTAATGCTTGTTCTACAATTTTTTCGGCTTCTTTCAAATTTTTATCAACTAAATTAGATTGTGTTTGGAGTAGTTCCTCTACATGTTTAAGCTCATTGTCTACAGGTCTACCGTATTCCATCATTATGGCATATTTAAATATTTGTTCAAAATAAATAGACTGCTCCAATTGAGATTGGGTTATTTCTGTGACTTTTTCTATTAATGGTATATTTTCATTTGTAATTTCATTTAATTCATTTCCCATTTTATTAATATTTATAATGCTTAGAGTGCTTATAGAGATCATAAATATTAATAAAATACTCACTAAACTAATGATTTTAAACTTAATACTAGACATATTAGATAATTTCATAAATACCCCCTTTAAATTGTTGTATGCTTTTAATAATTATATAACTTATCGACAAATTTCGAGTTATACAAAAGAGGGATTTTACTGAAAAATTTTAACATTTTATTCGATTAGTTCAGTTTCTATCCAAATTTTTAATATATCAGTCAAAACTATTTTAGTTACCTTGAGTTGATATTCTTTGTTTTTTATTTTAAAAATTCTTTTATCAATAATTTCTTCTATTATATCAACATCAATAGTTTCTACCTCACGTCCTAATAATTTGAGGTATTTATCTTTAGCATACTTTTCAATAGTAATCTTATCTATTTCATCTTCTTCATGTGTTAATACAATCTCGATATCTTTAAGAATTAATTTTTGGTTATTTAATGATTGTTCAAGTTTTTTTAATCGTTCATCTCTTTCTTCTATATCGATATTAAGCTTTTGTATTTCCTCGTAGTAATTATCAATTCTATAACTAACTAAAGCAACAATAATAGATGATCCTATGATTATTCCGATTATTAGTCCTGATATTATTGAAATAAAATATTTTAGTTTTACTCTCCCCATAGAGATCCACTCTTCCATAATAATTTAATAATGAAATGCCCAAGATTTGCTCCAATAAGGGCAGAAATAATATATACTACTTGTTTTATTAGAGATTTAATCTCTCCTTTAAATATTCCCTGTTCAATAATTTCAAATGATGAGAAGGTTCCTCCGAGGCTAACAGCTACTGCCCAAACCTTAATTGAACTCGATATATCAATCATGGTTTTAAGTGGAGGATGATTATTAATCAAAGCCCCAATTCCAGCGAAAAAGCTTGCACCAATGATTACTCCTAATGCAATTAAAAATGTATATATAAGATTGTTAATAAAAATCATACTTAGAACCCCCTTAATGCTTTATATTAGGATATGATAGTAGAATTAAATTTATCTCAACTAATAAAAAACTAATAAAAGATTCAATAGTGTAAAATATATTGCTTAATCAAAAATGAGGTTCATTTTTAAGTGTAGTGTTTAAACTTTAAGTATCAATATAATTCAATAATACTAACTTTGTTGTAAAATAATGGATTTAGATGTAAAATTGTAAATAGGGTAATCATGGGGTATCTGCAATCGCTCGTAAACTCATTTTTATAACTTGAAATACTTTCAAATTATTAGAAGTTATCAAAATAAAGACATAATAAGTTCAATATAGCTGGTTATTAAATGTTAATAATTAGGATTGAGTTTACACCTAGTGATAGCTTCCTTGTCATTACGCCTAAAAGGGAGGAATAAAATGAAATATAAATTAATGAAAAAAATAATTTCTACTTCTTTAATAGTAGCAATTGGTGTATGGATAGGAACAACTAATTGCAGTGCTACTGAAAGAGATAAAAATATTGAAATACTTAAAAATCAACAAAAAGATATTGATGATGTATCGACAATAAAAAAA is drawn from Tepidibacter hydrothermalis and contains these coding sequences:
- a CDS encoding transketolase family protein encodes the protein MKKIATREAYGNALVKLGQMNENVVVFDADLSKSTKTAGFQKSFPTRFFNMGIAEQNLIGAAAGMSTAGKIPFASTFAMFATGRAFEVIRNSVCYPKLNVKVCATHAGLTVGEDGASHQSVEDISIMRSVPNMTVIVPADGVETEQIIFEVAKYNGPVYVRLGRSAVPTIFDENYKFEIGKGVEVKEGTDATVIACGIMVNEAMKAHDMLKEEGISLRVINMPTIKPIDTDIIVKAAKETKAIITAEEHNIIGGLGSAVSEVVVENCPVPVKRVGVKDTFGESGSPNDLLEKYGLTANDIVKAVKESL
- a CDS encoding Ig-like domain-containing protein; translated protein: MKKILCNGFFILFILTICVFKFPAYAQENNTFTGWLDQITDDRMKEWTVQFGDSLNKDTITSDNIYIKDIDGRWVESKLIVSQDDKTVTIKPILPYDTDKKYFIYITSKVKSSENKNLTKEIKMSFIVKPKDDKYEGEKIAGYVVDRWNQNGSVFVEVDNGEKVRYKVEKGSDNVCEENIIVFSKNSNGNIEVADSLDKDFTLYKGKVKARDGKYIIISNGKKENKLKFADNVICYEEDNQKSVSSIKSNSKIKVIVKDNLIQVVKIYENEDIKYKDDEDVINEEKDRDDLSKDKEDVASEEDSDEIVGYVVDRWNENGDLFAKIMYPEINSNDEVCEKTYKVESEGITKDTIIVFTENSDGNIELKDYSYNDFKMYAGEIKDIDGDKINVYDCHDKNKHLLKLEPNTVCFFDGEQIKLSDLREDSLIRVYVKDNSAKVIKIYD
- a CDS encoding methyl-accepting chemotaxis protein, producing MKLSNMSSIKFKIISLVSILLIFMISISTLSIININKMGNELNEITNENIPLIEKVTEITQSQLEQSIYFEQIFKYAIMMEYGRPVDNELKHVEELLQTQSNLVDKNLKEAEKIVEQALEIALTSESKKQFEHINNKLIQIEKEHADYEDHILESFELINKKEFHEFELLSEKIEKEEQQLNQELKEFVKEIEQLTEHSLLTVKKHEESSLKFILIMSIFSFLFSIFMAFVIISNFVKKLNKLKEIVTFENDLTKTLELDSNDELGEIAKWINSFILQSKNSIYQIILNSNTLSQSSEILNQAIGESNEGIIEISKAINTVSDGTQSNAGVVEEMTASIEEVASTAQVVSQQSQNSYENTEKVLNATNFGINLLNEIVESVYKVKTSSSKVSNVIDELKHSSNKINEIISIMSNISEQTNLLALNASIEAARAGDAGRGFAVVADEVRKLAEESRESALKITQIINDIQQSTNNTDKIIKEEQELVEISVSKVNNTNEEFKKISNLILEISEKIKTISESSELQSKITQDMAQAMDNLSKETQDSASASEQISQNIEEQVSTFEEIEANISEVHNVILNLKEQTNKFKVQ
- a CDS encoding YtrH family sporulation protein, which gives rise to MIFINNLIYTFLIALGVIIGASFFAGIGALINNHPPLKTMIDISSSIKVWAVAVSLGGTFSSFEIIEQGIFKGEIKSLIKQVVYIISALIGANLGHFIIKLLWKSGSLWGE